In one Gracilinanus agilis isolate LMUSP501 chromosome 6, AgileGrace, whole genome shotgun sequence genomic region, the following are encoded:
- the MRGPRF gene encoding mas-related G-protein coupled receptor member F — MAGNCSWEIHAQNKNKVCSGVSESPELYGRGFLTMDQIDPLPPPAIMSYIFLLICLCGLVGNGVVLWFFSFSIKRNPFSIYFLHLAVADIGYLFCKAVLSVLQAGAFPGSFPTYVHFVSRILSLAAFLTSVSLLPAVSVERCLSVLFPTWYCYRRPKHTSALVCALLWALAFLLTTVHTYFCVYVAPQPSWGDCTRMDITLGILLFFILAPLMVLACLVFVVKVECRAPRRHQSSKLNNVILSIVSVFLVSSIYLSIDWFFFWIFQIPAPFPEYVTDLFICVNCSAKPVVYFLVGRDEKQRFWEPLRVVFQRALRDGAELKESGDTPNTVAMEMQPAGPTS, encoded by the exons ATGGCCGGGAATTGCTCGTGGGAGATCCATGCCCAGAACAAGAATAAG GTGTGCTCAGGGGTAAGCGAATCCCCAGAACTCTATGGTCGCGGCTTCTTGACGATGGACCAGATTGATCCTCTCCCACCACCTGCTATCATGAGTTACATTTTTCTGCTCATCTGCCTGTGTGGCCTGGTGGGGAATGGAGTCGTCCTCTGGTTTTTCAGCTTCTCCATTAAGAGGAACCCCTTCTCCATTTACTTCCTGCACTTGGCCGTGGCCGACATTGGCTACCTTTTCTGCAAGGCGGTGCTCTCCGTCCTGCAGGCTGGTGCCTTTCCAGGCTCCTTTCCCACCTACGTCCACTTCGTGTCGAGGATCCTAAGCCTGGCGGCCTTCCTCACCAGCGTGAGCCTCCTGCCGGCTGTGAGCGTAGAGCGTTGCCTCTCTGTCCTCTTCCCCACCTGGTACTGCTACCGGCGACCCAAGCACACATCCGCCCTGGTGTGTGCCCTGCTCTGGGCTCTGGCCTTCCTGCTCACTACGGTCCACACCTACTTCTGTGTCTACGTCGCCCCCCAGCCCTCCTGGGGAGACTGCACCCGCATGGACATCACCCTGGGCATTCTGCTCTTCTTCATCCTGGCGCCCTTGATGGTCCTGGCTTGCCTGGTCTTCGTGGTGAAGGTGGAGTGCAGGGCGCCGCGCCGCCATCAGTCCTCCAAGCTCAACAACGTCATCCTGTCCATCGTGTCCGTTTTCCTCGTCTCTTCCATCTACCTGAGCATCGACTGGTTCTTCTTTTGGATCTTCCAGATTCCGGCGCCCTTCCCCGAATACGTCACAGACCTGTTCATCTGCGTGAACTGCAGCGCCAAGCCTGTCGTCTACTTCCTGGTGGGGAGAGACGAGAAGCAGAGATTCTGGGAGCCCCTCCGGGTGGTTTTCCAGAGAGCCCTCCGAGATGGAGCAGAGCTCAAGGAGAGCGGGGACACCCCCAACACGGTCGCCATGGAGATGCAGCCCGCTGGACCCACCTCCTGA
- the LOC123252887 gene encoding mas-related G-protein coupled receptor member H-like: MACNDLSNDSQKMRTCYPHNDSGTVPTIMAFFNLITCLCGLLGNGIVLWFLSFYIKRSHFTIYILNLTIADFSFLLGRVVWNVTRILYEYSNNLLTKCNMFYICHGTLVFNIFVYNTGLGFLTAISVERCLSMLYPLWYRYHHLKKKSPSICAFLWLLSVFMAVLEFFFEVYMGGDHPKWRYVISVFSCLLNFLVFTPLMVLSCLVLFLKSWQRSQHHHPAKLHVTILVTILIFLLFGLPQKVWFVVHFGFQVHTSRSISSIFELLSSINSSANPGIYVFVGNLWRKKKRSLKLTLSRAFKEDFQEREDGVTLPATSSETMGRQDQQK, translated from the coding sequence ATGGCCTGTAATGATTTAAGTAATGATAGCCAGAAAATGAGAACCTGCTACCCTCACAATGATTCTGGCACAGTCCCTACCATCATGGCCTTCTTTAATTTGATCACTTGCCTGTGTGGGCTCCTGGGAAATGGAATCGTACTCTGGTTtctcagtttctacattaaaagaaGCCACTTTACCATCTATATCCTCAATCTGACAATTGCTGACTTCAGCTTCCTTCTGGGACGAGTGGTTTGGAATGTTACCAGGATTCTTTACGAATATTCTAACAATCTTCTTACCAAGTGCAACATGTTCTACATATGTCATGGAACACTTGTATTCAACATATTTGTATACAACACAGGGCTGGGTTTCCTGACAGCTATCAGTGTGGAGCGATGCCTGTCCATGCTCTATCCTCTCTGGTATAGATACCaccatttgaaaaagaaatcacCTTCCATCTGTGCCTTCCTCTGGCTCCTCTCGGTCTTCATGGCAGTCTTGGAGTTTTTCTTTGAGGTCTACATGGGGGGCGACCACCCGAAATGGAGATACGTCATCAGCGTCTTTAGCTGTCTACTCAACTTCCTGGTGTTTACACCTCTGATGGTTCTGTCCTGCCTGGTTCTCTTCCTGAAGTCCTGGCAGCGATCCCAGCACCATCATCCCGCCAAACTCCATGTCACCATTCTGGTGACCATCCTCATATTCCTTCTCTTTGGCCTTCCCCAGAAGGTGTGGTTTGTTGTCCATTTTGGGTTCCAAGTGCACACCTCCCGATCTATCTCTAGTATCTTTGAGCTTCTCTCCTCCATAAACAGCAGTGCCAACCCTGGCATTTATGTCTTTGTTGGCAacctctggagaaaaaagaaaaggtcccTAAAACTGACTCTCTCAAGAGCCTTCAAAGAGGATTTccaagagagagaagatggagtgACACTCCCTGCCACCAGCTCGGAGACCATGGGGAGGCAGGACCAACAGAAGTAG